Proteins encoded by one window of Agelaius phoeniceus isolate bAgePho1 chromosome 3, bAgePho1.hap1, whole genome shotgun sequence:
- the LOC143693590 gene encoding uncharacterized protein LOC143693590, whose translation MELRAPLRREAPGRAARPQHRCAGSGGRRRRRLPPGALTPEPPGPRSRLLPPPPPGSLLTFRKTPDVTGSPRVSPPPRRWRRRRRHPRLSREARRGRGGRQTARGEPDRGGRLRLRLIPAVNKHLEKAYTGASSLWLFPLPPALSERSGDSRAAALRGAELSRLGGAASGLRRPGMPGLVRSAAAAAAAEPGPATLSTA comes from the exons ATGGAGCTGCGCGCCCCGCTACGCAGGGAGGCGCCCGGGCGGGCAGCGCGGCCGCAACATCGATGCGCGGGGTCAggagggcggcggcggcggcggctcccccCCGGCGCACTCACCCCGGAGCCGCCCGGGCCCCGCTCTCGGCtcctcccgccgcctccgccggGCTCGTTATTGACTTTCAGGAAAACTCCCGACGTCACCGGCTCCCCCCGAGTGTCTCCCCCTccgcggcggtggcggcggcggcggcggcatcCCCGGCTCTCGCGAGAAGCGCGGCGGGGACGGGGGGGCCGCCAGACAGCGCGGGGGGAGCCAGACAGAGGGGGGCGGCTGAG GCTTCGCCTTATCCCGGCGGTAAACAAACACCTAGAGAAAGCGTACACCGGCGCTTCGAGCCTCTGGCTCTTCCCGTTGCCACCAGCACTGTCGGAGCGGAGTGGCGACAGCAGAGCGGCCGCGCTGCGGGGTGCGGAGCTCTCCCGGCTCGgcggagctgcctctgggctgcGCAGGCCGGGGATGCCCGGCCTGGTGCGCTctgccgcagccgccgccgccgccgagccTGGTCCTGCAACCCTGAGCACCGCCTGA